The Sedimentisphaera salicampi genome includes a region encoding these proteins:
- a CDS encoding type II secretion system protein → MKNKYVKLNSAFTLIELLVVISIIALLMAILMPALSQARQMAKTLVCESNIRGLNVAWHTYASDNDSKIPGANVYNPKEQEWIQTNKWDWAWAPWNSEGQRGGGAIIDSPTIEHRKEGIRLGSLFPYTESVDLYHCPSDKSGNFRTYSIPDSLNGTLDWGWTHLERTVQISSPSTTYNFVGEYDGRNFNRGSWALGPYKQRWQDQTWHDPISVWHRGNTNFGYVDGHVETRKLSDETVEAFERLRAHPGTFTPVTDEGKADMKYMHDGWPEP, encoded by the coding sequence ATGAAAAATAAATATGTTAAATTAAACAGCGCTTTTACGCTAATCGAATTGTTGGTGGTCATTTCCATTATCGCTTTGCTTATGGCTATTCTTATGCCTGCATTATCACAGGCAAGGCAAATGGCAAAAACGCTTGTATGTGAAAGCAATATACGTGGTTTGAACGTTGCTTGGCATACATACGCCTCTGACAACGACAGCAAAATTCCAGGGGCAAACGTGTACAATCCAAAAGAGCAGGAGTGGATACAGACCAATAAATGGGACTGGGCGTGGGCTCCTTGGAACAGTGAAGGCCAAAGGGGCGGCGGGGCAATAATCGACAGCCCAACTATTGAGCATCGCAAGGAAGGTATTCGGCTTGGAAGCCTCTTTCCTTACACAGAAAGCGTGGACCTTTATCACTGTCCTTCCGATAAATCAGGCAATTTCAGAACATATTCTATCCCCGACTCTCTCAATGGAACTTTAGACTGGGGTTGGACTCACCTCGAGCGAACAGTCCAGATTTCTTCGCCAAGCACAACCTATAATTTTGTTGGAGAGTATGACGGCCGCAACTTCAATCGCGGCTCTTGGGCACTCGGCCCATATAAACAAAGATGGCAAGACCAAACCTGGCATGATCCGATCTCCGTCTGGCACAGAGGCAATACTAATTTTGGTTATGTGGACGGTCATGTTGAAACTAGGAAATTGAGCGATGAAACCGTTGAGGCATTTGAACGTCTCAGGGCGCATCCGGGGACATTTACTCCAGTAACTGATGAAGGTAAAGCGGATATGAAGTATATGCATGACGGTTGGCCTGAACCCTAA
- a CDS encoding LamG-like jellyroll fold domain-containing protein — translation MSIMLKIKLAIMLLILCLAGNFAVGDSEWTGGDTSTNLVLNSGSENDFYGWYSSEGVSISNDGIDGSKCFYLERQSFAGNTGLRCHWVSVTGSGQMQVRYAYKAIPGATGDAKVQIRFFDYNDNYLGQDEFVLDADNTDWTYVSHMVKVKRGANKMDLHFVIDQPVEGAYCIDNAAAHRAPLDFNFSAPDHLYVIDYHSPDLSEVERVALITLQGILAQTKPEIYFLDYEDGRYALYLDDMKNRYDITTTRRNNFSFYINEYKDNVKGYILYDIDNSDSFSVAMSLAGVLKAIPLDVSLESDINRRWPELQKVMDCRGKTEQWLYDNYWDRFNHNAIIMHHTDMHEKPFLRDWGAAIKAMSWWNDDYSITEQVIDSLHDNSSVWGWGNPALDAGELNMVDFVSSKNVFQVPSNHMLNLPTFAGMASYEPEIELEQPISDKEFEKRSDVHHVAFMMSDMDNINVLFRPPSGWLDSEYFGQFPMGWGMPGAMAEIAPTVIDWWYRNVPETDSFSVQGGLGYMYPSKFSALDAYSTVLNGYMKNADIDTLVIPDNYSDGWDKPLTYSSYKQYANKFTRFDNLSGLFYVDVAGDYARYDGDMLWFDGKPMVTTRFTLWDSPQYDGLSRTGEQLANSINQLAADSTSEEGYSFVIVHAWSYGLEEVHNAIQDFDDNVRVVTPDEMIDQLYFNTKAAYWPLELDTENRFADNHSYEKFGSPEFTSEGEAKRGISAIRFDGDDDSIDFGNQAGSSEWLTAAFWMKSRRLQLQVPVDKLPNDNSGTGWNVKLRETGEIWFRVGSESNHQTIMAANGYSPGEWVHVACTLNENEGRLYINGELAAERTDIVHSPANTSVPIRIGKPAEAAVEEAFFGILDDVVIYGRPLSHEEIRSLMNDGPCSPYLKGDLNKDCRVDETDLFQFGKSWLEKGEGISADFDQNQSVDLRDFPYFSEGWQK, via the coding sequence ATGTCTATAATGTTGAAGATAAAATTGGCAATAATGCTTTTGATCCTGTGTCTGGCTGGAAATTTTGCAGTCGGAGATTCGGAATGGACTGGGGGCGATACATCCACCAATCTGGTTCTTAACAGTGGCTCTGAAAACGATTTTTACGGCTGGTATTCTTCTGAAGGTGTCAGTATCAGCAATGATGGTATTGACGGTTCAAAGTGTTTTTATCTTGAACGTCAAAGCTTTGCTGGTAATACAGGTCTTCGCTGTCATTGGGTCAGTGTAACCGGTTCTGGACAGATGCAGGTTCGTTATGCCTATAAAGCCATACCCGGTGCAACTGGCGATGCGAAAGTCCAGATACGTTTTTTTGATTATAATGATAATTATTTGGGACAGGATGAATTTGTGCTGGACGCTGATAATACAGACTGGACTTATGTTTCCCATATGGTTAAAGTCAAACGGGGAGCAAATAAGATGGACCTCCATTTTGTGATAGATCAGCCGGTTGAGGGTGCTTATTGTATAGATAATGCAGCTGCTCATCGCGCTCCTCTGGATTTCAATTTTTCTGCCCCTGACCATCTCTATGTAATTGATTATCATTCTCCTGACCTGAGCGAAGTTGAGCGGGTGGCACTTATAACGCTTCAGGGTATTCTGGCTCAAACAAAACCCGAAATATACTTCTTAGACTATGAAGATGGAAGATATGCCCTTTATTTAGATGATATGAAAAACAGGTACGACATAACTACAACAAGAAGAAATAATTTTTCTTTTTATATAAATGAGTATAAAGATAACGTTAAAGGCTATATACTTTATGACATTGACAACAGTGATTCTTTCAGTGTCGCTATGTCATTGGCGGGGGTGCTTAAAGCCATCCCTTTGGATGTCTCACTTGAAAGCGATATAAATCGCAGATGGCCGGAGCTGCAAAAGGTGATGGACTGTAGAGGTAAAACAGAGCAGTGGCTTTATGATAATTATTGGGATCGGTTTAACCATAATGCTATTATAATGCATCATACGGATATGCATGAAAAACCTTTTCTACGAGACTGGGGCGCAGCTATCAAAGCGATGTCTTGGTGGAACGATGATTATTCGATTACCGAGCAAGTGATTGATTCACTGCACGATAATTCATCAGTCTGGGGATGGGGCAATCCTGCTCTGGATGCAGGGGAATTGAACATGGTAGACTTTGTCAGCAGCAAAAACGTGTTTCAGGTTCCAAGCAATCATATGCTCAATCTTCCAACATTTGCCGGAATGGCATCATACGAACCGGAAATAGAACTTGAGCAGCCTATCAGTGATAAGGAATTTGAAAAACGGTCTGATGTTCATCATGTGGCTTTTATGATGAGTGATATGGATAATATCAATGTATTGTTTCGTCCACCTTCTGGATGGTTGGATTCAGAATATTTTGGTCAGTTTCCAATGGGCTGGGGAATGCCGGGTGCTATGGCCGAAATCGCCCCAACTGTTATAGATTGGTGGTATCGAAATGTACCGGAGACCGACTCTTTTTCTGTACAAGGTGGTCTAGGATATATGTATCCCTCAAAGTTTTCAGCTCTGGATGCGTATTCAACTGTACTCAATGGTTACATGAAGAATGCAGATATTGACACGCTGGTAATTCCAGATAATTACTCGGACGGTTGGGATAAACCTTTAACCTACAGCAGCTACAAGCAATATGCGAATAAATTCACCCGTTTCGATAATTTGTCAGGTTTGTTCTATGTAGATGTTGCAGGGGATTATGCCCGCTATGACGGTGATATGCTGTGGTTTGACGGCAAGCCTATGGTAACCACCAGATTTACTTTATGGGATTCGCCTCAGTATGATGGTCTCAGCCGAACGGGTGAACAATTGGCAAACAGTATCAATCAGTTAGCGGCAGATTCTACCAGTGAGGAAGGTTATAGTTTTGTTATAGTCCACGCATGGAGTTATGGTCTTGAGGAGGTGCATAATGCTATTCAGGATTTTGATGATAACGTCAGGGTTGTAACACCCGATGAAATGATAGATCAATTGTATTTTAACACAAAAGCAGCATACTGGCCGCTTGAATTAGACACTGAAAACCGCTTTGCAGATAATCATTCTTACGAAAAGTTCGGCAGTCCCGAATTTACTTCTGAGGGCGAAGCCAAAAGAGGTATTAGTGCAATACGCTTTGACGGCGATGATGACAGCATAGACTTTGGCAATCAAGCAGGCTCATCCGAATGGCTCACAGCTGCCTTCTGGATGAAATCCAGAAGACTGCAGCTTCAGGTTCCCGTTGATAAATTGCCTAACGATAACAGCGGCACCGGCTGGAATGTTAAATTGCGTGAGACCGGTGAGATATGGTTCCGCGTTGGCAGTGAATCCAATCATCAAACCATTATGGCAGCAAACGGCTATTCGCCGGGTGAGTGGGTGCATGTCGCCTGTACACTGAATGAAAACGAAGGTCGGCTTTATATAAATGGCGAGCTTGCTGCAGAACGAACTGATATCGTTCATTCGCCAGCGAATACCTCTGTGCCGATTCGAATTGGCAAACCCGCAGAAGCTGCGGTTGAGGAAGCTTTCTTTGGAATACTTGACGATGTGGTCATATACGGCAGACCTCTTTCCCACGAAGAAATTAGATCTCTTATGAATGATGGCCCCTGTTCACCGTATCTTAAGGGTGATTTGAATAAAGACTGCCGGGTGGACGAAACTGATCTCTTTCAGTTTGGAAAAAGCTGGCTTGAAAAAGGCGAAGGGATTTCTGCAGATTTTGACCAAAATCAAAGCGTTGATCTCAGAGATTTTCCTTATTTCTCTGAAGGCTGGCAAAAATAA
- a CDS encoding LamG-like jellyroll fold domain-containing protein, translated as MALKKQAVIAVLLMYQFGGAAVAGEDWVGGDTATNLILNGSAENDFYGWNHSYGVSIVNDGTEGVQCFELKRNFSDRYQDLLSDEINVTGCGEIMIRFAIMAMDGASSDAQVDVRFSSHNEFLGQEQFALDAGITEWTYVSHIVPVEEGADVVDVRFMIDESTEGTFRVDDIAVYRAPIDFGIAPPDHLYVIDFHSQYLNDAKRIALTSLQGILAQNKPELYFIDGGGRYQMYLDDLKNRYGITTTRNDYLSFYLDQYKDDLAGYVLYDFQDSDSFSAAMSLTGVLRAVPLDVSLESDVNRRWPELQKLVDCRGKTEQWVYQNYWHRLNHNAITIQDTDESSRKFFLRDLGAASKAISWWNIDYSATQQVFESMNPNSSVWGWDNPAAPGELSAVDFHSQNSLFQVPADWMLNLSTFAGMASYEPEIELKQPAGDKEYEKKSDVHHVAFMMSDMDNINVVFHPLSKWFDPQYFGQFPMGWGMQASMAEVGPSVMDWWYRKANEKNSFSAYSGQGYMYPSKFPELDGYSTVLNSYMKKGDLESLVILDNYSDGWDKPLTFSGYKDFAGNYTRFDNLKGLFYVDVAGDYARYDGDMLWFDGKPMVTTRFTLWDSPQYDGLSRTGEQLANSINQLAADSTSEEGYSFVIVHAWSYGLEEVHNAIQDFDDNVRVVTPDEMIDQLYFNTKAAYWPLELDTENRFADNHSYEKFGSPEFTSEGEAKRGISAIRFDGDDDSIDFGNQAGSSEWLTAAFWMKSRRLQLQVPVDKLPNDNSGTGWNVKLRETGEIWFRVGSESNHQTIMAANGYSPGEWVHVACTLNENEGRLYINGELAAERTDIVHSPANTSVPIRIGKPAEAAVEEAFFGILDDVVIYGRPLSHEEIRSLMNDGPCSPYLKGDLNKDCRVDETDLFQFGESWLEKGEGISADFDQNQSVDLRDFPYFSEGWGK; from the coding sequence ATGGCATTAAAAAAGCAAGCGGTTATAGCAGTTCTCCTTATGTATCAGTTTGGCGGAGCCGCTGTTGCCGGCGAGGATTGGGTAGGCGGTGATACTGCAACTAATCTGATTCTTAACGGCAGCGCTGAAAATGATTTTTATGGTTGGAATCATTCCTATGGGGTGAGTATAGTTAATGACGGCACCGAAGGAGTTCAGTGTTTTGAGCTAAAACGCAACTTCTCAGACCGTTACCAAGATCTTCTCAGCGATGAGATAAACGTTACTGGCTGCGGGGAAATAATGATTCGATTTGCCATCATGGCAATGGATGGGGCAAGCAGCGATGCGCAAGTTGATGTTCGCTTTTCCAGCCATAATGAATTTTTAGGGCAGGAGCAATTCGCACTTGATGCCGGAATTACTGAATGGACTTATGTTTCGCATATAGTTCCAGTGGAGGAAGGTGCTGATGTTGTGGATGTCCGGTTCATGATTGATGAATCAACCGAGGGAACTTTTCGCGTTGATGATATAGCTGTTTATCGAGCCCCTATAGATTTTGGCATTGCCCCTCCCGACCACCTCTATGTGATTGATTTTCATTCTCAGTATCTAAATGATGCCAAACGAATAGCCCTTACTTCGTTGCAGGGGATTTTGGCACAGAATAAGCCTGAGTTGTATTTTATAGATGGAGGCGGAAGGTATCAAATGTATCTGGATGACTTGAAAAACAGATACGGCATAACTACCACCAGGAATGACTACTTATCTTTTTACCTTGATCAATATAAAGATGACCTTGCCGGCTACGTGCTTTATGATTTCCAAGACAGCGACTCGTTCAGCGCAGCTATGTCTTTGACTGGGGTGCTGAGGGCTGTTCCTCTGGATGTTTCGCTTGAAAGCGATGTAAATAGAAGATGGCCGGAGCTGCAAAAGCTTGTCGACTGCAGAGGCAAAACAGAGCAATGGGTTTATCAAAATTATTGGCACAGGCTCAACCATAATGCAATAACGATTCAGGATACCGATGAGAGCAGCAGAAAGTTTTTCCTTCGGGATTTGGGAGCAGCTTCCAAAGCAATTTCATGGTGGAACATCGATTACTCTGCAACCCAGCAGGTGTTTGAATCAATGAATCCTAATTCCTCTGTTTGGGGTTGGGATAATCCGGCAGCCCCTGGCGAATTGAGCGCAGTAGATTTTCACAGCCAGAACAGCCTTTTTCAGGTACCAGCAGACTGGATGCTTAACCTTTCTACATTTGCCGGAATGGCCTCTTATGAACCGGAAATAGAATTGAAACAGCCTGCGGGCGATAAGGAGTATGAAAAGAAATCTGATGTTCACCATGTTGCTTTTATGATGAGCGATATGGACAATATCAACGTCGTGTTTCATCCGCTCTCAAAATGGTTCGACCCACAGTATTTCGGTCAGTTTCCAATGGGCTGGGGCATGCAGGCTTCTATGGCTGAAGTAGGCCCTTCTGTGATGGATTGGTGGTACCGTAAAGCCAATGAGAAAAATTCCTTCTCTGCATATTCAGGACAGGGATATATGTACCCTTCCAAATTTCCCGAGCTTGATGGGTATTCAACCGTGCTTAATAGTTATATGAAAAAGGGAGACCTTGAGTCGCTGGTTATTTTAGACAATTATTCCGATGGATGGGATAAACCTCTAACATTCAGCGGTTACAAGGATTTTGCAGGCAACTACACCCGCTTTGACAATTTAAAAGGTTTGTTCTATGTAGATGTTGCAGGGGATTATGCCCGCTATGACGGTGATATGCTGTGGTTTGACGGCAAGCCTATGGTAACCACCAGATTTACTTTATGGGATTCACCTCAGTATGATGGTCTTAGCCGAACGGGTGAACAATTGGCAAACAGTATCAATCAGTTAGCGGCAGATTCTACCAGTGAGGAAGGTTATAGTTTTGTTATAGTCCACGCATGGAGTTATGGTCTTGAGGAGGTGCATAATGCTATTCAGGATTTTGATGATAACGTCAGGGTTGTAACACCCGATGAAATGATAGATCAATTGTATTTTAACACAAAAGCAGCATACTGGCCGCTTGAATTAGACACTGAAAACCGCTTTGCAGATAATCATTCTTACGAAAAGTTCGGCAGTCCCGAATTTACTTCTGAGGGCGAAGCCAAAAGAGGTATTAGTGCAATACGCTTTGACGGCGATGATGACAGCATAGACTTTGGCAATCAAGCAGGCTCATCCGAATGGCTCACAGCTGCCTTCTGGATGAAATCCAGAAGACTGCAGCTTCAGGTTCCCGTTGATAAATTGCCTAACGATAACAGCGGCACCGGCTGGAATGTTAAATTGCGTGAGACCGGTGAGATATGGTTCCGCGTTGGCAGTGAATCCAATCATCAAACCATTATGGCAGCAAACGGCTATTCGCCGGGTGAGTGGGTGCATGTCGCCTGTACACTGAATGAAAACGAAGGTCGGCTTTATATAAATGGCGAGCTTGCTGCAGAACGAACTGATATCGTTCATTCGCCAGCGAATACCTCTGTGCCGATTCGAATTGGCAAACCCGCAGAAGCTGCGGTTGAGGAAGCTTTCTTTGGAATACTTGACGATGTGGTCATATACGGCAGACCTCTTTCCCACGAAGAAATTAGATCTCTTATGAATGATGGCCCATGTTCTCCGTATCTTAAGGGTGATTTGAATAAAGACTGCCGGGTGGATGAAACTGATCTCTTTCAGTTTGGGGAAAGCTGGCTTGAAAAAGGCGAAGGGATTTCTGCAGATTTTGACCAAAATCAAAGCGTTGACCTCAGGGATTTTCCTTATTTCTCTGAAGGCTGGGGGAAGTAA